The proteins below come from a single Fusobacterium nucleatum genomic window:
- the gyrB gene encoding DNA topoisomerase (ATP-hydrolyzing) subunit B, with protein sequence MSYEAQNITVLEGLEAVRKRPGMYIGTTSERGLHHLVWEIVDNSVDEALAGYCDKIEVKILPENIIEVVDNGRGIPTDIHPKYGKSALEIVLTVLHAGGKFENDNYKVSGGLHGVGVSVVNALSEWLEVEVRKNGTVHYQKYRRGKPEEDVKIIGTCDENEHGTIVRFKADTEIFETLIYNYFTLSNRLKELAYLNRGLTIILSDLRKDEKKEEIYKFDGGILDFLNEIVKEDTTIIEKPFYVSSEQDNVGVDVTFTYTTSQNEVIYSFVNNINTHEGGTHVQGFRTALTKVINDVGKAQGLLKDKDGKLMGNDIREGVVGIVSTKIPQPQFEGQTKGKLGNSEVSGIVNTIVSNSLKIFLEDNPNITKIIIEKILNSKKAREAAQKARELVLRKSVLEVGSLPGKLADCTSKKAEECEIFIVEGDSAGGSAKQGRDRYNQAILPLRGKIINVEKAGLHKSLESSEIRAMVTAFGTSIGETFDIAKLRYGKIILMTDADVDGAHIRTLILTFLYRYMKDLITEGNVYIACPPLYKVASGKQIIYAYNDLELKNVLGQMNQENKKYTIQRYKGLGEMNPEQLWETTMNPDGRLLLKVSIDNAREADILFDKLMGDKVEPRREFIEEHAEYVKNIDI encoded by the coding sequence ATGAGTTATGAGGCACAGAATATAACAGTTCTGGAAGGATTGGAAGCTGTTAGGAAAAGACCAGGAATGTATATAGGAACAACATCAGAAAGGGGTTTACACCATTTGGTATGGGAAATAGTAGATAACTCTGTTGATGAGGCTTTGGCTGGATATTGTGATAAGATAGAAGTAAAAATTCTTCCAGAGAATATTATTGAAGTTGTTGATAATGGGAGAGGAATTCCTACTGATATACATCCTAAATATGGAAAATCTGCATTAGAAATAGTTTTGACAGTTCTACATGCTGGTGGAAAATTTGAAAATGATAACTACAAGGTTTCAGGAGGACTACATGGAGTTGGAGTTTCTGTTGTTAATGCTCTCTCTGAATGGCTTGAAGTAGAAGTTAGAAAAAATGGAACTGTACATTATCAAAAATATCGTAGAGGAAAACCAGAAGAAGATGTTAAAATTATTGGTACTTGTGATGAAAATGAACATGGTACAATAGTGAGATTTAAAGCAGATACAGAAATTTTTGAAACATTGATATATAATTATTTTACTCTTTCAAATAGATTAAAAGAGTTAGCTTACTTAAATAGAGGTTTAACTATAATTCTTTCAGATTTAAGAAAAGATGAAAAAAAAGAAGAAATTTATAAATTTGATGGTGGAATTTTAGACTTCTTAAATGAGATAGTAAAAGAGGATACAACAATTATAGAAAAACCATTTTATGTTTCATCTGAACAAGATAATGTTGGAGTAGATGTAACATTTACTTATACAACTTCACAAAATGAAGTAATTTATTCTTTTGTTAATAATATCAATACTCATGAAGGTGGAACACATGTTCAAGGTTTTAGAACTGCACTTACGAAAGTTATAAACGATGTAGGAAAAGCACAAGGTTTACTTAAAGATAAAGATGGTAAACTTATGGGAAATGATATAAGAGAAGGAGTTGTAGGAATAGTATCTACAAAGATACCTCAACCACAATTTGAAGGGCAAACTAAGGGTAAACTTGGAAACTCAGAAGTATCTGGAATTGTAAATACTATTGTCTCAAATAGTTTAAAAATATTTTTAGAAGATAATCCTAATATAACAAAGATTATAATTGAAAAGATATTAAATTCTAAAAAAGCAAGGGAAGCTGCACAAAAAGCAAGAGAGTTAGTTCTAAGAAAATCTGTTTTAGAAGTTGGTTCTCTTCCAGGAAAGTTAGCAGATTGTACTTCTAAGAAAGCAGAAGAATGTGAAATTTTCATAGTTGAAGGGGATTCAGCTGGTGGTTCTGCAAAACAAGGTAGAGATAGATATAATCAAGCTATATTACCACTTAGAGGTAAAATTATAAATGTTGAAAAAGCAGGGTTACATAAATCTTTGGAAAGTTCTGAAATAAGAGCTATGGTTACTGCATTTGGAACAAGTATAGGAGAAACTTTTGATATAGCTAAATTGAGATATGGAAAAATAATCCTTATGACAGATGCTGATGTTGATGGTGCACATATAAGAACATTGATTTTAACTTTTCTATATAGATATATGAAAGATTTAATTACTGAAGGAAATGTCTATATTGCTTGTCCTCCACTATATAAGGTAGCATCAGGAAAACAAATAATTTATGCCTATAATGATTTAGAATTAAAAAATGTTTTAGGTCAGATGAATCAAGAAAATAAAAAATACACTATTCAGAGATATAAAGGGCTTGGAGAAATGAATCCCGAACAACTTTGGGAAACAACTATGAATCCAGATGGAAGATTACTTCTAAAAGTTTCAATAGATAATGCAA
- the recF gene encoding DNA replication/repair protein RecF (All proteins in this family for which functions are known are DNA-binding proteins that assist the filamentation of RecA onto DNA for the initiation of recombination or recombinational repair.): MKISNITYLNFRNLENSSIDLSDKINIFYGKNAQGKTSLLEAIYYSSTGISFKTKKTSEMIKYNFDEFISSISYQDYIANNKISVRFKNITGAKKEFFFNKKRISQTDFYGKINIIAYIPEDIILINGSPKHRRDFFDIEISQIDKEYLTNLKNYDKLLKIRNKYLKENKRNSEEFAIYEKEFIKYASRIIFTRIEYVKSLSIILNLQYRKLFNIKQELNLKYETTLDKIQKVTVEMIQESLKKEILQKKYQEDRYKFSLVGPHKDDYKFLLNGHEAKISASQGEKKSIIFSLKLSEIEIIKKNRKENPVVIIDDITSYFDEDRRKSILDFFNKRDIQVLISSTDKLDIEAKNFYVEKGIIEDESNINK; this comes from the coding sequence TTGAAAATATCTAATATCACTTATTTGAATTTTAGAAATTTAGAAAATAGTTCAATAGACTTGTCTGATAAAATAAATATTTTCTATGGTAAAAATGCACAGGGGAAAACAAGTCTATTGGAGGCAATTTATTACAGTTCCACAGGCATAAGTTTTAAGACAAAGAAAACTTCAGAGATGATAAAATATAATTTTGATGAATTTATATCTTCAATTTCATATCAAGATTATATTGCAAATAATAAGATTTCTGTTAGATTTAAAAATATAACTGGTGCAAAAAAAGAATTTTTCTTTAATAAAAAAAGAATTAGTCAAACAGATTTCTATGGGAAAATAAATATTATTGCTTATATACCTGAGGATATAATACTTATCAATGGTTCTCCTAAACATAGAAGGGATTTTTTTGATATTGAGATTTCTCAAATAGATAAAGAGTATTTAACTAATCTTAAAAACTATGATAAATTATTAAAAATTAGAAATAAATATTTAAAAGAGAATAAGAGAAATAGCGAAGAATTTGCTATCTATGAAAAGGAATTTATCAAATATGCTTCCCGTATAATCTTTACTAGGATAGAGTATGTTAAAAGTCTTTCAATTATACTGAATTTACAGTATAGAAAGCTTTTTAATATAAAACAGGAATTAAATTTAAAATATGAAACTACCTTAGATAAAATTCAAAAAGTAACTGTTGAAATGATACAAGAAAGCCTAAAAAAAGAAATTTTACAGAAGAAATACCAAGAAGATAGATATAAATTTTCCCTTGTAGGACCACATAAAGATGATTATAAATTTCTTTTAAATGGACATGAAGCTAAGATTTCTGCTTCACAGGGTGAAAAAAAATCTATAATATTTTCTTTAAAACTTTCAGAAATTGAAATAATAAAGAAAAATAGGAAAGAAAATCCAGTTGTTATTATTGATGATATAACATCATATTTTGATGAAGACAGAAGAAAATCAATATTAGATTTTTTCAATAAAAGAGATATACAGGTTTTAATAAGTTCAACTGATAAATTGGATATAGAGGCTAAGAATTTCTATGTTGAAAAAGGAATTATAGAAGATGAAAGTAATATCAATAAGTGA